In the Thermoanaerobaculia bacterium genome, GGAGAGCTCAAACGTCGCGGGCCGTCGCCGTCGGCCCCGTGGTCGAGAACGTGCGGAACGTCAAGGCCGCCGAAGCGATCTGAATGCGGTCGCCGTCCTTGAGAACCACCGGTTTCTCGAGGGGACGCCCGTTCAGGATCGTGCCGTTCTTGCTGTCCAGGTCCTCGAGCACGGCTTCCGATCCGGAAACCACGATCCGCGCATGATGCCGCGAGGCGGCGAGCGAGTCGATCCAGACGGTCGCTTCGGCGTCCCGGCCCAGGACGTTTTCCCCTTCGTTCAGGCCGATCTCGCGCTCGCCCCAGAAGAGGCGGCACGGGGCCATCGCTCTCACGTCCGGGG is a window encoding:
- a CDS encoding FHA domain-containing protein — protein: MRLQFDGFVFDSETRQLSGRAGLVHLSPKAFRLLEILLESRPRALSKKLLQETLWPDTFIEESNLASLAAEIRRALDEDAREPRFVRTVYGYGYAFCGEVRDPGPLTPDVRAMAPCRLFWGEREIGLNEGENVLGRDAEATVWIDSLAASRHHARIVVSGSEAVLEDLDSKNGTILNGRPLEKPVVLKDGDRIQIASAALTFRTFSTTGPTATARDV